From a single Chitinophaga sp. Cy-1792 genomic region:
- a CDS encoding DUF2167 domain-containing protein — MRNFLYLAVILFTTLQLKAQKKVDSSVVEEEAINAYADSLRGAMKYKTGLVTLSAGDAQLNVPAGFKFLGKEQSQFIIEKIYGNPPQIAAEALGMIFPEKSDILTENSYVFIVKYEDVGFIKDDDAEHMNYDDLKKQIIEDEVKTNEERKKNGYRTIHLIDWAQKPFYDKEHKVLHWAKELQVGEQPSDNNTLNYEVRILGKKGILSLDAVCSMSELPLVKADIDKVLKMATFTEGNAYADFDPKVDKVAAWTIGGLIAGKVLAKVGFFAVILKYLAVIWKFLVVAAMAVIGFIRKKILGKKDEPSYQITTTEVPDTVSEEIAQDTPPQHPSSEEHKDTPPMV, encoded by the coding sequence ATGCGCAATTTTCTGTACCTGGCTGTTATATTGTTTACGACCCTCCAACTGAAAGCCCAGAAAAAAGTGGACTCTTCTGTTGTAGAAGAAGAAGCAATCAATGCATACGCCGACTCTCTCCGGGGAGCGATGAAATACAAGACAGGCCTCGTCACGTTATCGGCAGGCGATGCCCAGCTGAATGTTCCTGCAGGCTTTAAATTCCTTGGAAAAGAACAAAGTCAGTTCATTATTGAAAAGATTTATGGCAACCCTCCTCAGATTGCAGCGGAGGCCCTGGGCATGATCTTTCCCGAAAAATCAGACATCTTAACAGAAAACTCCTATGTTTTTATTGTGAAGTATGAAGATGTTGGCTTCATTAAAGATGATGATGCCGAACATATGAACTACGATGATCTGAAGAAGCAAATAATTGAAGATGAAGTAAAAACCAATGAGGAGCGTAAAAAGAACGGTTACCGCACCATTCATCTGATTGACTGGGCGCAGAAACCATTCTACGATAAAGAACATAAAGTATTGCATTGGGCCAAAGAATTGCAGGTAGGCGAACAACCATCAGATAATAACACCCTGAATTACGAAGTTCGTATTCTCGGTAAAAAAGGTATTCTCTCGCTGGATGCGGTGTGTTCTATGTCAGAACTTCCGCTGGTAAAAGCTGATATCGACAAGGTATTAAAGATGGCCACTTTCACGGAAGGTAATGCCTATGCTGATTTCGATCCTAAAGTGGATAAGGTTGCCGCCTGGACAATCGGTGGTCTGATTGCCGGTAAGGTACTCGCTAAAGTCGGTTTCTTTGCTGTTATCCTGAAATATTTAGCCGTTATCTGGAAATTCCTGGTAGTAGCTGCCATGGCAGTTATCGGCTTTATCAGGAAGAAAATTCTGGGTAAAAAAGATGAACCTTCCTACCAGATAACTACCACGGAAGTACCTGATACTGTCAGCGAAGAAATTGCACAGGATACACCTCCGCAACATCCGTCGTCAGAAGAGCATAAGGATACGCCTCCAATGGTATAA
- a CDS encoding RtcB family protein produces MESIGFYCDAAGIEKNAMQQLEKYAQKSFLERICAFTDIHYCDEKALPVGVAFRTSDYFYPLITGKDIGCGVMVLHIKKEYWLKPFDKKAHYKAFQLAHTKMTDDGLGGGNHFLSIEEDDQSVYIICHTGTRDRGIALYQQCLQLTRDFSQEYGQQVDFVHKDFAGEDFVHYYRQTLDFGQQRRRNFCIKTLIFLQQANYIQCRKETIPGDYLAKNYKDIAAEGILHGTPYFLSDSVHNHLRFTDEYIMHRKGSTELEKGQMAVIPLSMSRGSLLVEINNTAAAATALNSCAHGAGRRLSRYAAMKYWKTVLKEKQRKAYQEQFSELLDRSGNLPSGYIQEFDFAYKDDADIFNYQPYLKKITQTKPVVTVKYTEI; encoded by the coding sequence ATGGAATCTATTGGATTCTATTGCGATGCCGCTGGCATCGAAAAAAATGCGATGCAGCAGCTGGAAAAATATGCCCAAAAATCTTTCCTGGAGCGTATCTGCGCATTTACTGATATTCATTACTGTGATGAAAAGGCGTTGCCCGTTGGTGTCGCCTTTCGTACGTCGGACTATTTTTATCCGCTCATCACCGGCAAGGATATTGGCTGTGGCGTGATGGTGCTGCATATCAAAAAGGAATACTGGCTGAAACCATTCGATAAGAAGGCCCACTATAAAGCCTTTCAGCTGGCTCATACTAAAATGACGGATGATGGATTGGGTGGAGGAAATCATTTTTTATCTATTGAGGAAGATGACCAGTCAGTTTATATTATTTGTCATACCGGTACCCGCGATCGGGGTATAGCGCTGTACCAGCAATGTTTGCAGCTCACCAGAGATTTCTCACAGGAATATGGGCAACAGGTAGATTTTGTGCATAAAGATTTCGCCGGAGAGGATTTTGTGCACTATTACAGGCAGACATTGGATTTCGGTCAGCAACGTCGTCGGAATTTCTGTATTAAAACCCTGATCTTCCTGCAACAGGCGAATTATATCCAATGCAGGAAAGAGACAATACCCGGCGATTATCTGGCTAAAAACTATAAGGATATAGCGGCAGAAGGGATATTACATGGTACGCCTTATTTCCTTTCAGACTCCGTACATAATCATTTACGCTTTACAGATGAATATATCATGCATCGTAAAGGAAGTACAGAGCTGGAAAAAGGGCAGATGGCCGTTATCCCGTTGTCTATGTCCAGAGGTAGTTTGCTGGTGGAAATCAATAATACTGCTGCCGCTGCAACGGCATTGAATTCCTGTGCGCATGGCGCTGGCAGGAGGTTGTCGAGGTATGCAGCCATGAAATACTGGAAAACAGTATTAAAAGAAAAGCAGCGAAAGGCTTACCAGGAGCAGTTCAGCGAATTGCTGGACCGCAGCGGGAATTTACCGTCAGGGTATATCCAGGAGTTTGACTTTGCCTATAAGGATGATGCGGATATCTTTAACTATCAGCCATACCTGAAAAAAATCACCCAAACAAAGCCGGTTGTAACGGTAAAGTATACGGAGATTTAA
- a CDS encoding RagB/SusD family nutrient uptake outer membrane protein, producing MKKIFQLILCGAVLAGAASCNKYLDIVPKGQKIPQTFEDYKALLGSTKAHTFDFTSQAVVANEWYTIQTAQATQSFAMINYNWKEGIDRLQYVLTDMTYSDAYAAIFVYNVLINHVASATTGTATQKAELIAQARVCRALHYFNLVNTYAKTYNPSTAATDPGVMINVNDDMEQTLNQSSVKEVYDFVIREATQTIQDLPVTSMNGYYATKGAAYALLARVYMFQRDYAKAAEAADNALKQNNTLFDYVKYYNDNKTLADGNSPGINVPLIDFSNPENYVFNHGGGTNQSQGYYITGYLKASDSVLYDKGDARLKVNFAVRTVSSEAILSYRRNDKPNMSGLRTPEVYYIKAECLARAGNMQEAMEVLNTVRRKRIITAFYSDVTATTEAEAIAKIRREMRCEYRGAGMMYLDYRRFNMDPVYKTTLTKTEGTTTYSIAPDSYIWIMPFSATSIAYGEGRLVQNSK from the coding sequence ATGAAAAAGATTTTTCAACTGATATTGTGTGGAGCTGTCCTGGCAGGAGCCGCCAGTTGTAATAAATACCTGGATATCGTACCGAAAGGTCAGAAGATACCGCAAACCTTTGAAGACTACAAGGCTTTGCTTGGTTCCACAAAGGCACATACTTTCGACTTTACCAGCCAGGCAGTTGTAGCAAACGAATGGTATACCATACAAACCGCACAGGCAACACAGAGCTTTGCCATGATAAATTATAACTGGAAAGAAGGTATCGACCGGTTACAATATGTGCTGACGGACATGACCTATAGCGATGCCTACGCCGCCATTTTTGTTTACAATGTATTGATCAATCACGTTGCCAGTGCAACTACAGGTACTGCTACACAGAAAGCAGAATTGATTGCGCAGGCAAGAGTTTGCAGAGCATTGCATTATTTTAACCTGGTAAATACCTACGCTAAAACATATAATCCCAGCACTGCGGCCACTGATCCCGGTGTGATGATCAATGTGAATGATGATATGGAGCAAACCCTGAATCAGTCTTCCGTGAAAGAAGTATATGACTTTGTTATCCGGGAGGCAACACAAACAATTCAGGACCTGCCTGTTACCTCTATGAATGGGTACTATGCAACCAAAGGTGCTGCATATGCCTTACTGGCAAGAGTGTACATGTTCCAGCGTGATTATGCCAAAGCCGCCGAAGCTGCAGATAATGCACTGAAACAGAATAACACACTTTTCGACTATGTGAAGTATTACAATGATAATAAAACATTGGCCGATGGTAATTCTCCTGGTATTAATGTGCCACTGATTGACTTCTCTAACCCGGAAAACTACGTGTTTAATCATGGTGGTGGTACCAACCAATCACAAGGTTATTACATTACCGGATACCTGAAGGCTAGTGATAGTGTACTGTACGATAAAGGAGATGCCCGCTTAAAAGTCAATTTTGCGGTGAGAACAGTTAGTAGTGAGGCCATTCTTTCCTATCGCCGTAATGATAAGCCTAACATGAGCGGACTTCGTACTCCGGAAGTTTATTATATCAAGGCTGAATGCCTGGCCCGTGCCGGTAACATGCAGGAAGCAATGGAGGTACTGAATACCGTACGCCGTAAACGCATCATCACGGCTTTTTATAGCGACGTAACTGCTACAACAGAAGCAGAAGCTATCGCAAAGATCCGTAGGGAAATGAGATGTGAATATCGTGGCGCTGGTATGATGTACCTGGATTACCGCCGCTTTAACATGGACCCTGTGTATAAAACCACACTGACCAAAACAGAAGGAACAACTACCTATTCTATTGCACCTGATTCCTATATCTGGATCATGCCATTCTCTGCAACTTCCATCGCCTACGGCGAAGGACGCCTGGTACAGAACTCTAAATAA